The Phaeobacter sp. A36a-5a genomic interval CGTGTGTTGTGCAGCTTGATCGTCGTCATCACAAATCCTTCGTCTGACCGGAACGCAAGGGCGCCTCAGGCCAATCTCCCAACGGGTGCCGCAGATCAGCGGCGCGCAGCGCGGGCTTAGCAACTTGTTCAAAAGAAGGGAACGACAGAAACCAGCCCGCTGAGTTTTTCAGCAGGTAATGCAGCAGGTAATAATGTTGCACAGCCGGTTCATGGGATTTGCATAACACAAGGCAGTAGCTCCGCCAAGCCTGCAAATCGACCACAGGAGGACACCGCGGGTACGGGGGGATCCGGGCGGGGTATCTGCACATGAAAACGGCGCGCCCACCGAAATGGACGCGCCGCTATCATCCCCGAGGGGATAACATCAGAACTGGTAAGAGGCGCGCAGCGACACGGTGGTCGCATCGGCGCTGATGCCGGTGCTGCCCAGGTTGTCGAAGTCATGCTCCAGAACTTCGCCGCCGACGGTCCATTGGTCGGTGACACGATAGGCCACGCCAATGCCGTAGAATTCACCGGTTTCATCACCGACGGAGGTATCAACCTGCGCCACACCGCCGGTCACATAGGCCAGCACCGGGCCGAAATCATAGCCGGCCTTGACCTTGCCGCGCATCACCGAGTCCACAGTGGCAGCGCCGCCGCCCAGATCCACATCGGTGGCGTCATAGTCGATTTCGCCACCCAGCACGAAGCGGCCGAAGTCATAGTTGTAACCGGCATGAACACCGTAAGAGACGTCATCTCCCGACAGGCCATTGCTGGTGTCTGCGTCCAGCTGCCCAATTTGGCCACCGATATAGGCACCGGTCCAGTCACCACCGTCATTGGCAACCACGACGGGCGGTGCGGCAGGTGCTGGTGCCACGACGGGCTCTTCCAGATTGCCGGCAAAGGCCGGAGTGCTCAGTGCGGCGGCGATAGCGGCCATGGATACGATACGAGTCATCTCGACTTCTCCTTGTCTGTCTTTCGACATCTGTCTTTGCTTGGACGCGCTACTCTCGCGTCTGCCTCACCTAAAGAAGATTGCCGGCCGCTTTGTTCCAGCCCCCTGCGGATTTTTTGGAGATCTTGCGCGCCTATTGGCCCAAAATCAGGGCTCAGGGCAGGTTCCTGCCGATAGGATTGAGGCGCGGATCTGCCGACTGGCAAGACTGCGCCCGCCCAACCGCCAACGGGCCAATTGCCGCTCATGCCCGAAAAGGCGTCATCCTGATCGGCAAGGGTGGATTTTGCCGCGCCGAACCTGACGAGATCAGGAACCGCCGCGGCGCGGAAACACGATGGGCGTGGTGCGGCGGGTGTCAGCCGCTAGAATTGAAATGACGCGCGGATCGACAGGATATCACGCGCTGGTGCCTGAAGCGCCGCGCCGTCATTGGCGTCCTGATGCAGGTATTCACCGCTCAACCGCAGCGCCCGGTTGAGAGAGTAGCTGACGCCCAGCCCGTAGACCGCGCCATTGTCGCTGTCTGTCGCTGTTTCGCGACGTGCCGATCCGATGGTGACATAGCCCAGTGTTTCGCCCATGTCATATCCGGCCCGCAGCTTAATCCGGTGTGTCTGATCCTCTGCCTGGCTGTCGCCTGCCCCGCCGCTGCGATCAACCTCGACCTCTCCCCCCAGGATGACGCGGCCAAAGTCGTGATCATACCCCAGATGCAGACCGGGCGCGCTGGTGGTACCGCCGTCAGACGCGGCACCGGTCACCCGAGCCATAGAGGCACCCAGAAAGAACCCGCTCCAATCGCCAGCACCAACCGGCCCCGCCATGCCGATGCTCAGCACCAGACCAGCGGCTGCCCCTCGCCACAGATGGCCAGAACCATCCGACCGGCGTGCCGGACCCGCTGACAGGCGGTTCTTCAACGTGGTGCGCAATATGGCCGGTATCATCGGCGCTGCCCTTTTCTGGCTGCGCGCTGGTTCAGCGCGCGTGACGACCCATCTGCGACCAGTATCCTCCAGAATGTTTAACACTCGGTTCAGTATGATCCTGTCCTGAGATTGCCCGAAATCGCGCCTTTGGTGCAGATGAAAACCGCATCGCAATCTCATTGATTAATTAGATTTTTTCCAAACCCGCCCGCAGCTGCCAGCGGTCGGGAATTCCAGACCTGCGTGAAATTTCTGTCGCAAATTTCACATTGGTCGCAAATGGAACAGAATCGCCCCCCTTCTGTGCAACGATGTCCAGAGTGAAGCGGAGTGTCGACATGACAGGCATCCAGATGGAACCACAGTCAGGCGAGCGATGGATCATCAGCCTGATCGGCCGCACGATCGGGGCGGCTCGCGGACGTGCGGCACGGGGGCGGCCACAGCGGATCTGAACCCATCAGATCCGACCCCAAAACCTGAGAGACCCCAATGACAGATCAATCGAACTCCCCTCGTGCGGCCCGTAGCGGCGGACGCGCTGCCCGTCGTGCCGCCCGTGCCGCGCCGCTTGCCGATCACCTGCGCCCGGTCCGCCCCGGACTGGAAGGCGGGCAGTACCGCCCCCTCAGCGATGCCGGCGTCGAACGCATTCATCAGGCGGCCCTGGACGCGCTGGAACAGATCGGGCTGGCAGATGCACCACCAACCGGTGTGGCCTATCTGACTGCCGCAGGATGTATCCAGGGCGAGGACGGCCGCATCCGGTTTCCGCGCGCTCTGGTGGAAGATACAATTCGCAACGCCAATCGCAGCGTGACCCTCTATGGTCGCGACCCGAAGAACGACCTGCATCTCTCTGGCAACAAAGTACATTATGGCACTGCGGGTGCGGCGGTCCATCTGGTCGAGATCGACGGGCGAAACTACCGCGAATGCACCGTTCAGGATCTGCACGATGCCGCCCGTATCTGCGACAGGATGGACAATATCCACTTCCTGCAACGGCCCATGGTGGCGCGCGATATCACCGATAACCTCGAGATGGATCTGAACACCATCTACGCCTGCTGCTCCGGCACGACCAAACATGTGGGGACGTCGTTCTCGGATCCCGCCTTTGTTGCGCCGGCGATGGAGATGCTGCACATGATCGCGGGCGGAGAGGCGGCCTGGCGCGAACGGCCTTTTGTCTCCAATTCCAACTGCTTTGTTGTGCCGCCAATGAAATTCGCCACCGAAAGCTGTCAGGCGATGGAGGCCGTGATCCTTGCAGGTATGCCGGTTCTGCTGCTGTCTGCCGGACAGGCCGGCGCCACCGCGCCTGCGCCGATTGCCGGCGCCATTGTTCAGGCGGTTGCCGAATGCCTCGCCGGGCTGGTTTACGTCAACGCGGTAAAGCCCGGCGCGCCCGCGATCTTTGGAACCTGGCCCTTTGTCTCCGACCTGCGCACCGGCGCGATGTCCGGCGGCTCCGGCGAACAGGCACTGCTATCGGCGGGCTGTGCACAGATGCACGCCTTCTACGGGCTGCCCGGTGGCGCAGCAGCGGGTATTGCCGATGCCAAGATGCCGGACATGCAGGCCGGCTGGGAGCAGATGTGCTCCAACGTTCTGGCCGGATTGTCAGGACTGAACATGGTTTACGAGGCCGCCGGAATGCACGCCTCACTGCTCGGATTCTGTCTGGAGTCGCTGATCCTCGGGGATGATCTGATCGGGCAGGCCCTGCGCTGCGTCCGCGGCATCGAGGTTGACGAAGATTCGGTCAGCCTGGAGACAATCCGCGCCACCTGTATCGGCGGGCCTGGGCATTATCTGGGGTCGGACCAGACATTGGGACGTATGCAGACCGACTATATCTACCCGGCTCTGGCTGATCGCACATCGCCAAAGGAATGGGTGGAGATCGACAAACCCGATCTCGTGGCCAAGGCCATTGCGCGCAAGCTTCAGATCCTCGCGGAGCCATCGCAGGCACAGTTCGATCCGGTTCTGGACAAGGCGATACGTGAGCAGTTCAACATTCACCTGCCCCGCTAAGCCATTGAGATAGTTGACGGGCAAAGACCGATTTGCCCGTCACCCCATGCCTTGGATTACAGCGCCTTCAGACGCTGCCGCAGATACTCAAGCCAGCCGCGCAGCGTGGTGCTGCGGGTAAATTTCCAGGCGACGTAGCGCAGTTCCTTCTGTCGCAGCGCCTTGCTGACAGAGGCACTGACCTGCCCGTCGTGCATGCGATTGGCAATGATGGTCCCCTGCACAATGACCGGGTCGCCGTAGGTGTCCCACAACCGTTTATACAGGTCGACATCCATCAGCCAGATCAGCTGTTCGTCAAACTCCAGCGCCGAAGCGCGGCGCATTGCGAGCACCGAGGGGCTTGAGACGGTATTCTTGCCAAAATGCAAACGCGCGCTCAGACGGGGCACCATCGGGCGCAGGATGCTGCTGCCATCCCGCGTCACACCAGAGCCGCAAAGACACCAGTCAGCGCCCTGCCCCATTGCATCATGAATATGGGACAATCCATTGGGATCTATAATCAAGTCATCCTGAAACAACACTTTGATCACCTCACCCGTGGCATGGGTCATAGCGTTGTTCACATTGGCGGAGGCCTGCCGCAGACCCTCGCGGTTCCACAGATGCGTGATCGACAGACGATCCTCGTAGGATCGACAAACATCCTCTACCGCGGTGTCATCGGATTGATCGGAGACGACGATATCAAAGTCAGTAAAACTCTGATTGCAAAGGTGCTCAAAGGAGTCCTGAAGGTAGCGCGCACCGTCGCCGCCCATTGCGTAGGCCGGAATGCAGAGGGTGATGGCGGGCATGTCAGGCTCCTTGGCCGAGGATTTTGCCCTGCCTAGCAAAGCCAGATCACAAGTCCAAGCCGCGGCAGCGCCTAGACGCCCAGATAGCGGTCTTTCAAGTCGGGCGTCAGCGCGGCCATGCCGCCGGTCCAGACCGTCACCCCCTTGTTCAGGATCACCGCGCGATCCGCCACGGCCGCCAGTTCGCGCAGGGTCTTGTCCACTACCAGGATTGCAAGGCCGCTATCGCGTTTCAGTCGGGCAATGGCGGCCCAGATCTCCTGACGGACCACCGGGGCCAGACCTTCGGTTGCCTCATCCAGTATCAATAGTCTTGGGTTGATCATCAGCGCGCGTCCGATGGCCAGCATCTGCTGCTCTCCGCCCGACAGGGAGGAAGCCGTCTGATCGCGACGCTCCGCCAAACGGGGGAAAAGATCCGCAACCATGGAAAAATCCCATGGGCCCGGACGCGCCGCGGCGGTCAGGTTCTCCTCCACTGTCAGCGGTGCAAAGCATCGCCGCCCCTCCGGCACCAGACCAACGCCGAGCCTTGCAATTTTGTGCGACGGCAGTTTGCGCAGGTTCTGTCCGGCGAAGGACAGCGTCCCGTCGCTTGCGGGCAACATTCCACAGATGGTCTTGATCGTGGTTGATTTGCCCATCCCATTGCGCCCCATCAGCGCGACAACCTCACCTTCGCCGATCTCCAGATCGACCCCAAACAAGGCCTGAGACGGACCATAAGAGGCCGTGACGTTCTTAAGCGATAACAGCGTCATACCGCCTCCTCCTCACCCAGATATGCGCGGCGGACTTCGGGGTGGTTGCGGATCTCATCGGTGGTGCCGGTTGCGATCACCTCTCCGTAGACCAGGACGCTGATCCGATCAGCAAGCGCAAAAACCGCATCCATATCGTGTTCCACCAACAGGATTGGCGCCTCCTGTCGCAGCTGGTCGAGAAACCCGGTAAGCGCCTGTGATCCGCCAGCGCCAAGCCCGGCCATGGGTTCATCCATCAAAAACAGCTTAGGCGCCATGGTGAGCGCAACGGCCACCTCCAGCTGGCGGCGCTGCCCATGAGAGAGATCTGCCGTGCGCCGCGCTGCCTCATTGCTCAGTCCGACACGGTCCAATGCGTGCTCTGCCTGTGCCACCAGCGCCTTGTCCTTCATGACATTGCCCAGGAACCGGAACACGCCGCCCCGCGCGCCCAATGCGCCAAGCACCGCGTTTTGCAGCACCGTAAACTCCATCGCGAGGGCCGAAATCTGAAAGGTCCGGCCCAGTCCCATCCGCGCCCGCGCCACGCGATCCAGTTCGTCAACCGGCTGGCCTAGCAGGGAGATTGATCCGCTATCCGGTCGAAGTTCACCGGATATCTGTTTGATAAGTGTGGATTTCCCTGCTCCATTTGGACCGATCAGCGCATGAATTTCCCCCGCCCGAAGATCAAGCGATATGTTCTTGCTCGCCTGCAATGCGCCGAAGGATTTGCTGAGATTGCTGACCTTCAGAACCTGCTCTGACCTCTGCACCTCAGTCATGGACGACCTCCCGTCCGCTGATTGCGCCGATCACGCCGCCGCGGGCATATAGCACGATGATGAGCAACAGACCGCCAAGGTAGATCTGCCAATAATCGCTGATCCCGCCGAGGAAGTGTTCAAGCAGGATGAACAGCGCCGCGCCGATGACCGGACCAAACAGGCGGCCAACCCCGCCGATGATGACAAAGATCATGATCTCGCCGCTGGTGTGCCAGCTGAGCATGGTCGGGCTGACAAAGCGGTTCAGATCCGCAAATAGCGCCCCCGCCAGACCGGTGATCGCGCCAGAGATGACAAAAGCCGTCAGCCGCAGTTTGTAGGGCGTAATCCCGACCGTC includes:
- a CDS encoding glycosyltransferase family 2 protein, which codes for MPAITLCIPAYAMGGDGARYLQDSFEHLCNQSFTDFDIVVSDQSDDTAVEDVCRSYEDRLSITHLWNREGLRQASANVNNAMTHATGEVIKVLFQDDLIIDPNGLSHIHDAMGQGADWCLCGSGVTRDGSSILRPMVPRLSARLHFGKNTVSSPSVLAMRRASALEFDEQLIWLMDVDLYKRLWDTYGDPVIVQGTIIANRMHDGQVSASVSKALRQKELRYVAWKFTRSTTLRGWLEYLRQRLKAL
- a CDS encoding ABC transporter ATP-binding protein: MTLLSLKNVTASYGPSQALFGVDLEIGEGEVVALMGRNGMGKSTTIKTICGMLPASDGTLSFAGQNLRKLPSHKIARLGVGLVPEGRRCFAPLTVEENLTAAARPGPWDFSMVADLFPRLAERRDQTASSLSGGEQQMLAIGRALMINPRLLILDEATEGLAPVVRQEIWAAIARLKRDSGLAILVVDKTLRELAAVADRAVILNKGVTVWTGGMAALTPDLKDRYLGV
- a CDS encoding trimethylamine methyltransferase family protein — encoded protein: MTDQSNSPRAARSGGRAARRAARAAPLADHLRPVRPGLEGGQYRPLSDAGVERIHQAALDALEQIGLADAPPTGVAYLTAAGCIQGEDGRIRFPRALVEDTIRNANRSVTLYGRDPKNDLHLSGNKVHYGTAGAAVHLVEIDGRNYRECTVQDLHDAARICDRMDNIHFLQRPMVARDITDNLEMDLNTIYACCSGTTKHVGTSFSDPAFVAPAMEMLHMIAGGEAAWRERPFVSNSNCFVVPPMKFATESCQAMEAVILAGMPVLLLSAGQAGATAPAPIAGAIVQAVAECLAGLVYVNAVKPGAPAIFGTWPFVSDLRTGAMSGGSGEQALLSAGCAQMHAFYGLPGGAAAGIADAKMPDMQAGWEQMCSNVLAGLSGLNMVYEAAGMHASLLGFCLESLILGDDLIGQALRCVRGIEVDEDSVSLETIRATCIGGPGHYLGSDQTLGRMQTDYIYPALADRTSPKEWVEIDKPDLVAKAIARKLQILAEPSQAQFDPVLDKAIREQFNIHLPR
- a CDS encoding outer membrane protein, whose amino-acid sequence is MIPAILRTTLKNRLSAGPARRSDGSGHLWRGAAAGLVLSIGMAGPVGAGDWSGFFLGASMARVTGAASDGGTTSAPGLHLGYDHDFGRVILGGEVEVDRSGGAGDSQAEDQTHRIKLRAGYDMGETLGYVTIGSARRETATDSDNGAVYGLGVSYSLNRALRLSGEYLHQDANDGAALQAPARDILSIRASFQF
- a CDS encoding outer membrane protein, which encodes MTRIVSMAAIAAALSTPAFAGNLEEPVVAPAPAAPPVVVANDGGDWTGAYIGGQIGQLDADTSNGLSGDDVSYGVHAGYNYDFGRFVLGGEIDYDATDVDLGGGAATVDSVMRGKVKAGYDFGPVLAYVTGGVAQVDTSVGDETGEFYGIGVAYRVTDQWTVGGEVLEHDFDNLGSTGISADATTVSLRASYQF
- a CDS encoding ABC transporter ATP-binding protein; this encodes MTEVQRSEQVLKVSNLSKSFGALQASKNISLDLRAGEIHALIGPNGAGKSTLIKQISGELRPDSGSISLLGQPVDELDRVARARMGLGRTFQISALAMEFTVLQNAVLGALGARGGVFRFLGNVMKDKALVAQAEHALDRVGLSNEAARRTADLSHGQRRQLEVAVALTMAPKLFLMDEPMAGLGAGGSQALTGFLDQLRQEAPILLVEHDMDAVFALADRISVLVYGEVIATGTTDEIRNHPEVRRAYLGEEEAV